CTGGAGCATAGCCCCGAAGTAACTCGTGAAGGGCAATATGCCTTTCGGCGCGGTGGTATCCTTCCTGTCGTCGCCCATGAAACACCTGTAACAGGCCAGGTCGCGTCTCCTGAAAATCACGTAGCCGCTGAATCCTTCGACGGCCGAATCAACGTATGGAATTCCAGAGCGGTAAGAGGAATCGTTTATCTCGTAACGCGTACCATAATTGTCTACGCAGCTCACCACCAGGTCAGGTTTCTCGCTTCTGAGAAGACCTTCGGCAAAATGCTCTTTGTAGATCTTCACTCTCGCCGACGGGTACATCCTTGAGAGTTTCCTCTCGAGTATCGTCGCTTTGGGATATCCAACGTCACCATAATCGTACAATATTTGTCGGTGCAGGTTGTTAAGTTTTATTTCACCGGGCTCTACGATCGTGATATCTTTCAGGCCACGATCAAGCAGCAGCTTTATGAGCGGGGCTCCCAGGCCGCCGGCACCGACCACCATGACTTTTCCGGGCCGTCCGATGCGATCGAGACCGGCCGGGAGTTTCATGTTGAAGGCCTTTTCGTACTTGCCGTCCATAAACCATGAGAAGATCCTGCCCGCGATTATCGGAGCGTAGGTCACCGGCAGGGAATGGGGGAAGGAGATTCTCTTCTTCTCCTTATCGACGACAATTTCGAGAAGGGGACCGTCTTCGAAGATAACGGTCTCTTCCTGCCTGTATATGAGCGGAGAGTAGAAGGGGAGTATCTCCTGCCGGGGAAACTCCTTGGTTATTCCGGAAAGGCCACTCCTTATAAGCAACTCCGCCACGAGCTCTTCGAGCTCTCCGGAGATTCTTCCAAAGGTCTCCTCCGAGAGCTTCAACTGTAATCTGTCGTCGATCCCTTTCACCAGGAGCTGTCTCTCGTACCAGTTGAGCAAGAATTCACTTTCCATATCCATAACTCATCCCTCCCGTGGATCGAAACACAACACAAGTATATCAGCTATGTCTTTTCAGGGGAGGCCGTTCGAGGGGTCGCGAAACGCGGCGCCTGCTTTTACATATCCGGTATGTAGCCCTTGAATTGGGCTTTGTAGAGTCTGGCGTAGTGGCCTGAGAGTTTCAACAGTTCGGAATGGTTTCCCCTCTCTATTATTCCGTCGGCCGTGATGACAACTATCTCATCCGCGTTCTTTATAGTCGATAATCTGTGGGCTATTACCAGAGAGGTTCTTCCCCTCGAAAGCATTTCGAGAGAGGCCTGTATCTTCAATTCGGTCTCGTTGTCGAGAGAGGAGGTCGCCTCGTCGAGGATCAGAATCGGCGGATTCTTGAGGAAGACCCTGGCGATGGAGATCCTCTGTTTCTGTCCGCCGGAAAGCATAACGCCCCTCTCACCGACGTAAGAATCGTAACCTTTATCTAGCGTCATTATGAAGTCGTGTATATTGGCCTTCTTGGCTGCTTCGATTATCTCTTCGTCCGTCGCGTCGCCCTTTCCGTAAGCTATATTGTCGCGGATCGTCCCGGCGAAGAGGAAGACGTCCTGCTGGACTATCCCGATATTCCTGCGCAGAGAATGCAGCGTGACATCCCTTATATCCTTCCCGTCGATCGTGATTCTCCCTTCCTTAACATCGTAGAAGCGCGGTATGAGGTGGCAGAGCGTGGTCTTGCCCCCTCCGGAAGGTCCGACCAGGGCGATCATCTTTCCGGCCGGTATATCCAGAGATACGTTCTTCAGGACGTTTTCTCCGCCGTCGTAGGCGAAAGTAACGTTCTCGACCTTAACCTCTCCGATCACGTCTTTGAGTTCGACTGCGTTCGGGCTGTCGATTATTGAAGATTTGGTCTCCATTATCTCTATGAATCTCTCGAAGCCGGACATTCCATCCTCGTACTGCTGGGCGAACTGCATCAACCTCCTGATAGGCTGCAAAAACAATTCTATGTACAGAAAGAAGGCCACGAACGACCCGACAGAGATCTCGCCGGCGTACGTGAGATACCCGCCCATAGCCAGCACCGTGACCTTCAGAAGGTTCATCAGAAGGTCGATGCCGGTCGTCATCTCGGCCATAGATTTGAAGGCGAACTGACGGGATTCTTTGAACTCCCGGTTGCCCGTATCGAATTTGATCTTCTCGAAGTTCTCGTTGGTGAAGGACTGGGCCACCCTTATTCCGGAGATGCTGTTCTCCACTTGCGCGTTGACGTTGGCTATCTTCTTTCGCACGATCCTGAAGGCCTGAGCCATCTTCTGTCTCTTCTTCACGCCGAACCATATCATGAAGGGAATGTACATGAAAACTACCAGTGTCAATCTCCAGTCGGTCTGCACCAGAATGATGAAAGCGCCCGTCAGGGTGATCAAGGATATCAGCAGATCTTCCGGACCGTGGTGGGCGAGCTCGGTTATCTCTCTGAGATCGTTGACGATCCTCGACATTATCTTTCCCGTTCTCACCCTGTCAAAATAACTAAAAGAGAGGGTCTGAAGATGAGAGAAGATATCCTTCCTCATGTTGTATTCCATACGGACACCGACAACGTGGCCCCAGTAGTTCACGATGTAGTTGAACACAGCCCTCAACACGAATAGCAGGGCCATAACCACGGTGATTGTCGCTATACCCCGCATATTTCCCGAGGGGATATAGTCGTCGAGCGCCCTGCTCGTGAAAGTCGGGAAGACCAGATCTATGCCCGCGATCATGAAGGCGCAGGCCATGTCCAGAATGAACAGCCTCAAGTGTGGACGATAATAGGCGATAAATTTGCGAATCATTCAGAGCCTCCAGTAAAGTAAGGTAAGCGTCTCAATTTTACTCCCTCGCGCGAAGTATAACAAGCGAGCAAAAGGAAAACAGAAGCATCGTCCGGCTGGATATCACTTTCCACACTAAATCCCACAATCTCCCAAATTCTCACTGTATTTCTCCCAAATTCATTTACTAGAATGGGTTTGAAAGAAAAAGACAGCGGGAGTGGCGAAGGTGATAGGAATGAAAACGACAGTTTCACATACAGATAGATCAACCTTTGGAAAGAACGGCCAAGTGAAAGAAACGAGCAAAAATCGATTAAAAGAGCTGTTCTCCGAACGGAAAGTCAAGAAAGTCGGGGAGGTGGTTCTTACTGGAAGAGAGTTCATCAGAGAGAACTTGGAGAACTTGCCACAATCGATGACCATCGAGCAATTCATCGAAAAATACAACAGCTGGTACAGTCAGGGAACGATAGAAATTAGATTTCGGGACGTAACCAGGACCGAACATTACACGATGCAGAGCGACAGGAGACTTTCTCTGGATGAGCTGATATATTTCATGAAATTGTGGAAAGATGAAGGTCTTGAAAGAATTCTCTTTTACGAGACAAGAACGGAGAGCGACATTCCAACCGGCTGGGATGGAGCGGCTCTGGAAGATCTGAAAAGTCTCAAACCCCGGGAAGGTGAAAGAAAATTCTCGACAAGACAGGCAATACCATCGCAGAAAGTGCTCGTCCTTAGAATGTCGGATGAATTCGGTGTCAGGGTTACCGTTCTGAGAAACGTAACAACAGGCGGTAAGGTGCCACAAATCAGGAGATCGGCAGGTGATGAGATTATTGTAGAAAGAGCGATCGTCAACGAAGGGAACACGGAAATCAACTGAATACTTTATCCCCCCCAATTGAAAGTGAAATGAGTCAAGCGCAGAACCTTAAAGTGGAAACGACACAGCAACTGTCACAGAACGCCGTTTAGACTTCGTAAAACCTCCAATAACCCGGGCCAGATGGCCCGGGCTTCATATGGGTTTTGCAAAGAGCGCGTGTCGGGTTTACAATGAACAGTATGGACAAACTCTTTGTCGGCATCTATTTCATACTGGCCTTCACGCTCATAGTCTTTTCGAAGAAGCGGCGGGTTTTACTCGCCTTCACTGCCGGAATGCTGCTGGTAGTGCTAAAAGTCTCCGAAAGCATGCGCATAGAGACCATATCCGAATTCGTCGATTTCAACGCCATATTTTTGCTTATAGGTATGATGGTGATAGTGGCGATAATAAAATCGACAGGTTTCTTCCAGTACATAGCCATCAGGACTTTGAAGTGGACGCGGGGTAACATCATGCTCCTCTCGGCCCTGTTCGCCGCCCTGATCGCGCTCTTTTCGATGATCCTCGACAACGTGACCACCATGATAATGTTCATGCCAGTCATTTTCTTTGTCGCCGATGGAGCCGGCTTCAACCCCTTCGCCTTCACCACGGTCATGATACTGGCCTCCAACGTGGGCGGCTGCATGACGCTCGTGGGAGATCCACCGAACATAATAATCGGAAACGCATCGAAGATACCCTTCCTCACGTTCACGGCCCTGGTCTTCATTCCACTGGCCTTATCGTTTGCCGTGCTCTTGTTGATGTCGAGATTCAGCATACTCAAGAGCCTCGCCTCGCTCTCTCAAAACAACTCGGTGATAAAAGAGATGAGAACCGAGGGTGTCATAACCAATCCAAAGCTCATGATAGTCTCCCTATCTACACTGGTGATCGTTGTGATAGGCTTCATAATCCACAGCGTCGTCGATATAGAGATGTCGCTCTTCGCCATACTCGGCGCGGCCTTCCTGCTACTGTATACCGGCAAGGACTTCGATCACATGGCAAACGAAGTTGACTGGAACGCGATACTCTTCTTCATAGGCCTCTTTTCGCTCGCTTACTCTCTGGAAAGCTCGGGAATCGCCGGCGATCTCTCCCGGATAGCCATGAAGCTCGAAGGTAATCCAATCCTGCTCTCAAGCGCGATCCTGTGGCTCAGCGGCTTCATCGCCATGATCACCGGCGCCATACCAGTCGTGACGATCTTCATACCCATCGTGGCCAATCTCTCGGCCATATACCCGCTGCCCTACGACCTATGGATAGCACTGGCCCTGGGCGCAAACCTCGGGGGAAACGGCACGCTCACCGGCCACCTGGCCAACATAATAACTTTCGAAATGCTCAACAAAGAGGCCCGAAAGAAAAACACGTTTTTGGACTTCCTGAAGCTGGGCTTCCCGTTTTCCGTAGTTTCTCTCGCAATCTCGAACCTCTATCTCATAGTCAGGCTGCTCATGATTGGATAAAGGACTCTAAAATTTGGAAATTGATTTCCAATTCCGTGAAACGAATTTCCAAGAGTAAATTTTTGTGAAATCTATTTCCAAAACACGCGGTTATTCGGGAAATACACTTCCTTTTTTTAGGGAGTTATGAACATTGAATGTTCATAACTCGGTCCGAAATCTCTAAAAGCCTTATTTAAAGACAATCATAGCGATGTTCATAACTCAAATCGACGCATCTGGCTATCTAAGGCGATTTCCGCATATCGATTCGTATGGCGAACCTAGTTATGAACATGCCCACCGAGTTATGAACATGCGTCTCGAAGGAAAAAACGCCTGAAATATACTCCAGAAAACAAATACGGGCGTTTTGAGTTTTCTACATTCTACAATCGGCCATTCATGGTACACATGTGAGTTATCTACATTCAATGTAGAAAACTTTTGAGTTATGAACATGGGTCAAATTCGCTGCCACAAAAGCTTTGACTGAGTTTTCTACGAGTTTTCTACGAAGATTATTATTATTATTTATTTATATATCAAGAGAGAAATAATAAAAGAGGAAAGATAACTCTCTTGAGAGCAGCGGCGAGAGGCAAGTTATTGGAAAAATACGCGAGAAAAAAGAGTTCACTCCGCTCACGAGAAGGCGAAAGCGAAAATGGGGACTGACGATTCTCCTGACGTCTGTCCCCGTTTTTCGCGAAGACCGGGATCCTGACTAGGAACATGCCAGAATGACGGGAAGGGAGTAAGACTGTTATCCCGTGTCATACCGTTAACCGCCCCACTCATGTCATCCCGTAATGCTCCTATACGGGATCTCCTCTCCTCTCTCTCCTCCTCTCGAATCTTTTACCAAGAACCTGGACGCGCAGCGTCGTTGAGAAACCTCACTCCAACTCTTTTATGGAGCGTCAAAGAGAGTCCTTCAGATATTGTGATGGCGTCTTGCATTTTACATTACCCCGCAGTGCACTTTGCAGACAGAGCTTGTCCCCGGTTATAAGCAAGGCATTTCTGGCCGCCGCCAATGAAATGAAATGATTGTCCGGAGGATCAGCACTGAAACTAACTAACTGATAGTCATCGACAATCTCTACCACCGTTATGAAATACTCTACAAAGTTGGAAAGAGCTTCCAATTCAGCATTTCTACGCTTTCCCATCAATTTCACTATAAACCTTCGCAACTCTTGAGTGAATATTCCCGGTTCAATTACCTCTTGCTCCAGTGCTTTAATGATGGCCATGCTACATGTTCTGGAGCCAAGAGCCGCTGAAATCACAACGTTCGTATCAATAACTACCTTCATCTTTCATCTCTTTTCTTACCTCATCCAGAACTTCTAATCCCTCTTTTTCGCTGAGTCCAATCTTTCTCGCTTCTTCATGGGCTTTTGAAAGATAGTAATTCATCAAATCCTCCTTAGACAAGGGTGATATCTTCATGATCGGAACCCCGCGCCTAAGAATCAGAAGTTCTTCTTTGCTTTCGACAATCTCGCTGAACCTGTTTCGAATATCCCTAACATTAACAGTCTTCATAACAATCACCTCAAAACCATTGTATCACAAATATAATCTTTAGTGATACAAATGTATCACACTTGTTGTCGACCTGAATAACCTCCCCCTCGGCTACCCGCACCGTCATTTCGTGTCATACCGTTAACCGCCCCACTCATGTCATCCCGTAATGATCTTATACGGGATCTCGCTCAGAAGAGCCGTCCATCGTCCTGCGTCCCAGATCATGGACCCGTCCTTGGAAGAGCAGTTCCTTGTTCCGACGCTGTGCGTTCAGGTTACTCGTTCTTGGTTCAAGACAGAGGAAAGAGCGATCGAGTAGGAGAGGGGCGGAGCCCCTCGTCCTCTCACAGAACCGTGCGTACGGGCCTCGTACACGGCTCATGGATCGAGTATCGGATACTTCGACAGGGGATGATAGTACGATGTCATATCGAATAAGTTCATCTCTTCAAAGAACCTGTTGGGAATGGCGTAATTGACTGCTTTTGTGTGAGAAGAGCGCCATTTGTTCATTCTCAAATTGACTTTCTCTTCCCATCCAGCCCTTCTAAGGACTCTGTTCAGTTTCTTTGTGCTCTTCCACTGGTGTAGTATGATGGCTCTAAGCCTTCTCCTTATCCAGCTCAAAAGCCCTCTCAAGGTAGATTGTAAGTCTACTATCCTGAAATAGCTGGCAAATCCTCTCAACAGTGGATTTAGCTCTTTCACTATTTCCTTTACCGGTGTGCTCTGGTTCCTTCTTGTGTCGACATCAACAGTAAAATAAGAAAAACGCCGGTAGAAAATGTGAAAAAGCATCGGGAGAAATTGTGGACTAACATTTGAATATTCTCAGGCAAAAAGGGGGTATTCAGATGTTGGGAGAGAAGCAGGTCATTGAAATAAGAATACTTAGCAAGAGGGGAATTACAAACAGAGAGATAGCCAGAGAAATGGGCTGCCATGAAAACACAGTCAGCAAGTATTTGAAGGAGGATTGGAAGAAGATGAAGGGTATTTCAAAACTGGATCCTTACAAAGAGCACATAATCAAAAGGCTAGAAGAGTATCCGTCAATAAAAGCCACAGTGTTGTTCAAAGAGATAAAGGCTCAAGGTTACACCGGAGGAATGACGATAGTTCGGATGTATGTGCACTCCATACGTCCGGAGGATGAAATTGAGAGCACAAGATTTGAGACAGCTCCGGGCAGGCAATTCCAGGCCGATTGGGGAGAGGGTGAGACCAGGATAGGTGGAAAGTCGGTGGTGATAAAGTTCTTCACCATGGTCCTAGGATACTCGCGAATGTTGTATGTCCAGATAGTCAATGACGAGAAGCTTGAGACACTTCTTCAAGCTCACAACAAGGCATTCGAATACTTCGGAGGTTATCCACATGAAGGGCTGTACGACAACATGAAAGCCGTGGTCAAGTCTCTTGAGAGGAAGAAAGAATACAATGCCAAGTTCACAGACTTCGCAGACTTCTATGGCTTCAGGATAATAACTCATCGTCCATACAACCCGAAGGCCAAAGGGAAGGTTGAGAGGATGGTTCCGTATGTGAGAAACAACATACTGTATGCTCAAAGCTACTCAAGCCTCTCTGAATTAGAGAACACTCTTCTCGATTGGTTGGTCATTGCCAACCAGAGATTACATTCCTATCTAAAAGAAACCCCTCTCGAGAGGTTCGAGAGGGAAAAGGAACATCTGAATAAACTAACTAGATTCTATCCCTTGAGGAGATTAAACACAAGGCTGGTAAGAGAGTCCGGACAGGTCATTTACAAAGAAAGAGCTTACAGGGTACCTGAGAAATACACCGGCAAGAAAGTCAACCTGCAAACGGAAGGTCAGATGCTGAAGATTTATTGTGAAGATGATCTGATCAACAGCCAGCCACTCAAAGACCAGGTTGAAGTAAGGTCCTTGAAGGAATACCAGAAACTGGTGGGGGCATGAAATGGCATACGAAAAAGTGAGAGAGTTAATGGAATCGCTCAAGCTTACCGGAATGATGAACTCGCTGGATTTCTCTCTACACAATTGGGGCAAAGGAGAGAAAGATGTAACCGAGCTCTTGGAAGAATTACTGCTGGCTGAAGTAAAGGAGAAGAGTGAAAGAAGATATCTCACAGCTCTCAAATACAGTGGACTTCCATTTCACAAAACACTCGAAGAATTCGACTTCTCCTTTCAGCCTTCAATAGACAGGAAACAGATAATGGAACTGAAGAGCTTGAGATTCCTGTACGAAAAAGAGAATGTCGTTCTGCTTGGACCTCCCGGGGTTGGAAAAACACATCTGGCAGTAGCCCTGGGAATGGAAGCGCTCAGAGAAGGGAAGAAAGTTTACTTTGTGAATGCAATATCGCTTGTGGACAAACTGAAGAAGGCCTTTTCTGAAAGACGGTTTGAAAAGACGATAGGTTACTTCAAATCGATTGAGCTACTCATTGTAGACGAGTTGGGGTATCTCCCACTTGAAAATGAAGGTGCAAAGCTCTTCTTTGAACTGGTGAGTGAGAAATACGAAAAGGGAAGCATAATCCTTACTTCAAACAGAGGCTTTGCAGAATGGAACAGAATCTTTGAAGACGAGATACTCGCAACAGCCGTTCTTGACAGACTATTGCATCACTGTACCATTGTCAACATACGAGGAAAGAGTTACAGGCTTAGAGAGAAACAGAAAACCGGTCTTATTGGTACACAATTGATTAGTTCGCCTGGTCATTGATTTCACAAAAATCGTTGATGTTTTTCCACATTTCCGATCGATGTTTTTTCACATTTCCGATTGATGTTGACACACTGTCTTCCGATCACATTTCTTCGATCCTTCTCCCCTTCGCAAGTGATGGAGCCTTTCGACCTCCTCATCACCCCCTTGGCTTATAGCCAAGGTCCCTTCTCCTTTCGGAGAGGTTCTTCACTACTACGGGTTCATCTGCCATCCTCCTGAGCTTTCCCTTAACTTGGATCTCCTCCTTGCTAACGGTTACCCCTTTCGGACTCATGAGGACTTCCCCGGGTAAGATACACCACTTTCATCCGAATCCTGCCATCCGAACCTTTACAGCTGGAGTCAGGGCTTTCCCTTATCTCGCAGGGTTACCCTCTGTAACGGCCATCTCTGGTTCACTTTCGTTCAGTTCCGGACTTTGCCTCGGGCTTCCTTCAGATTCACCGTTACCAGTGACACCCTTGCCTCTGGCTAATGCTTCTTTGACTCCCCACATTCGGGTCTTTCACCCTATAGTTGTGTACCATGCCGGGCGCACGAGATGCCGGATCAGGTCCGGCATGACGGGAAGGAGGAAAGGACGGGTTCACGCTCCGGGACGCAGGACGATGGACGGTTCTTCTCGCTCTTCCCGCTCTTCATTCTGCAAAGAATCATATAAATCATTGCCCTTGAAATATAAAATAAGGCGTGATAGAATACTAACGAACGTTAAATATAAAGGTGCGTGCGATGGCGGAGAAGGATTTAAAAGAGAGAATCAAGGAAGTGGCGGTTGAGCATTTCAACAGAAACGGTTATCACGGAACGACGATACGCAACATCGCCAACGATGTGGGATGTTCTCTACCGATGATCTATTATTACTACAAGAACAAAAAAGAGTTGTTCGATGAAATAATCAAAAAGGAGTTCTTCAGCATTATAAAGAAGCAGGCTTCTCACCTGAAAACCTCCGGCATCGTGGATTTCTACACCAAGTTCATCAACGACCTGAACGCCCTGAACAACTACGATAAGCAGGTTTACCGGCTAGGGATAAAAGTTTATCTCTCCTTCGACGGCGACGATGAATTGATGAACCTCATGGATGAATGGGAAAAGACCATACTGCCCAGGCATTACAAGATTCTGCAGCCTCATCTGAAGAACACCGAAAACGACACGGCGGTTGTGCGGACTCTGGTGCATCTCATGGAAACGCTGATCGAGAACATAGTCGTGAAAAACAGATACTTGCCAGAGGGGGAGATCCGGGAAGAGATCGCCATCGTTCTGCGCGGTGTGGACGGTTCAATTCCCGATCCGCAATCACACTGAACGTAAGCCAAAATATAAAGATGCAGTTTTACTACATACACTTTACTAACGAACGTTAAAACAACAAAGAGGAGAGGAGAAAAGTGGAAATCGAAAAGAGACTCGCAATACTTCAGAACACATACGCGGTATCGGTGGCGGAGGCCGTCAACACGTACGACAGATTGAAGGCGCTGGAGGCGATAGTCGAGAGAAGAAAAGAGAGGCAGGCCCAGACGGCTCCATACATGAATCAACAGCTGGGCATAGAGAACGTAGAAGATGTCTTTTACAAGCTTTCGGAGATCTACGGCTGTGCGAACTGGGAGGTGGAGAAAACAGGGGAGGGCTATGTCGCCACAGCGACTTCATGCAAACTCTGCGCGCTTTCCAAGAAGATGGGCGGGGCGAACCCCTGTGATGGATGGTGTCTAGACCCCATGATCGCCATGTTGTCGGCGGCCGTTAAAATCGACTCCAGACACATAACTGTTGAGAGTACTTTAATGAAAAGCGATAAATGTAGAATGCTGATTAATACAAAATTTGAATAGCAATAGAAGCGAGTGAATCCAATTTGATTACTCAGAAATATCGTACAAAAAAGCCATTATGATTCCACACAAAAATTGAAACTTATCGTGTTGCGAACTATAGTTGATACAAGAAAGCGGGCCTTACGGCCCGCTTATTCTTGCGCGGGGAGATCACTTCCTTCTGAGCGTTATCGCGAATATATGGACGTTAGGGATCTGCGGAAAGACTATGGTTTTGAGTGGTCTGTCGAGAGTTTCGATGCACCGGTAGTAAAGCATGCATTTTATTCTCTCTATGTTTCCGGTGTTGTCGTATCTGGAGGGAAAAGTGAAGGCTATATCCTCGCCCATCGAGGGGCCGCCGCACCAGTCGGAGAAGGAGACAGAGATGTTCTGTGTGGTTCCATCCTCGTAAACCAGCATCGCCTGTCCCGTGTAATCGCCGTGGTTGGCCGAACCCAGTATGCAGATCCGGCTGAAAACCTCCGGAACGAAGGTAACGGCCTGGCCGGTCAGGCGCATGTTGTCCCTTCCCTTCGTCGTAATCGCAAATTCTACGCCGGAGATCTCCAGCCTGCCGTCGATGAGGCTCTTTTCCAGTTCCTGCGCGGGATAAGAGGCACCGAAGATGCCCTGCGGGTTGTCGAAATTCGAGCTTTTCCTTTCATCGGCCGTTGCCAGACCGTCGTTGTCGAAGAGCGCCCTCAGATCTAGGTGTACCTGGTCGAGATTCTCGATCAAATCAACGGCCACGGTCGGCACCTGAACGATCTTTCTCTCGGTAGATACGATTCTCCCTGGCAGCGCGGTCATTCCCTCTTCGTATCCGGGAACGGCCCTGTGATTCAAGACCAGTGTTTCGTCGCTCTCCGGTATGTACAGGGCGATCAGGTCGGGTAGAAACACCAGCTGATCGAGATCGAAGCTTCCCGACCCGACCTTTCCCCCCAGCGTGAGCGTCGAATCCTGACCTGTGCCGGTGATGCCACCAACTTTGAAGATCGAATTCCGGGCGATGGAAAGGGTCACTTCAGATCTCGACTCCCCCAGGCGGAGTGTGAAAGAGACGGGGCCGGTCTGAACATTGCCGACCCCGGCGAAGGCCGAATAAGGTACCGGAGGCAGCGCGACGCTCTCCCTCAGACTGAAGACGCCACTTACCTTCAGAGAGGCGTTTCCCGAGATCCCTGTGCCCTGAAATGTATCGACTTCGGAGAGGCCGGTCCTCATCGCTTCGGCCTCTATCACCTTCGCCGGTGTAAGCAACTCGATCGTGCCGGAGAAGTACTTTTCGTACTCGTCAGGCAATCTCGAAAGTCTTTCCAGCGAAAGCAGCATGGATATCGTCGATTCGGCGCCGGCATTTCTGTTTATGTGGGAGAATTCCATACCGTCGTACCCCTCCCCGTTCGGTCCGATCATGGACTGGCCAAGTGAGTTGAGACCGATGAACCAGCTCCCCAGAAGCGCGGTGATCGTCGCGATCTCGCGGTCATTCGTAATGGAGAAGAGCGTGTAGCCGGTCGAAATGGCCGCCTCTGCAGCATAGGCGATCTGAGGGAAGAGCTGGACGAAACCGCTCAGAGAATACACCGGACCGGCGCTGAGCAGAAGCATGGCGCCGTCTTTGAAGGCGTCGGCCGCTAGCCCGAGCATTTCATCATCTTCCAGCGCCAGCGCGGTCATCGCGAGCGCTTCGAGCTGTCTGGAGCCCCAGCCGTGCCAGTGAGGGACGTTCTCCTGCGGAGCGTTCTCGTCCACCAGACCTCTGAAGATCGAGTCATTATCGGTGATCAGTTTCGATCTAAGAGAACCGGAACAGCGTTTTATGAAGTTAAGCACTTCGAGGTCGTTGGAGATTCTGTAAAGCTCGACCGCGCCAAGGAGCGCTACCGATGAGATGTCAGTGTATCCCTGGATCAGGCCATCTCTTTCGTAGTTGAGTAAAACTCTGAAGGCCTTATGCGAAGCCCTGGCCAACTCCATGGAGTAGGAAGGGTCTCTCTGACTCAGCACCCAAGCACCCGTCGATAACGCCCAGAGCCCGCGAGCAGTCCACCAGTTGCCGCCTTTGCGCGAGGTGGGGCCGTTACGGTTTATCTTCCCGTCCGCGAAGATGAAATTGAAGAAGTCGCCGTCCACATCTTGCATGGCCAGAAGGAAGTCCAGGGCTTCCCGGGCCTTGAGAT
This portion of the Mesotoga infera genome encodes:
- a CDS encoding ArsB/NhaD family transporter gives rise to the protein MNSMDKLFVGIYFILAFTLIVFSKKRRVLLAFTAGMLLVVLKVSESMRIETISEFVDFNAIFLLIGMMVIVAIIKSTGFFQYIAIRTLKWTRGNIMLLSALFAALIALFSMILDNVTTMIMFMPVIFFVADGAGFNPFAFTTVMILASNVGGCMTLVGDPPNIIIGNASKIPFLTFTALVFIPLALSFAVLLLMSRFSILKSLASLSQNNSVIKEMRTEGVITNPKLMIVSLSTLVIVVIGFIIHSVVDIEMSLFAILGAAFLLLYTGKDFDHMANEVDWNAILFFIGLFSLAYSLESSGIAGDLSRIAMKLEGNPILLSSAILWLSGFIAMITGAIPVVTIFIPIVANLSAIYPLPYDLWIALALGANLGGNGTLTGHLANIITFEMLNKEARKKNTFLDFLKLGFPFSVVSLAISNLYLIVRLLMIG
- a CDS encoding type II toxin-antitoxin system Phd/YefM family antitoxin, which translates into the protein MKTVNVRDIRNRFSEIVESKEELLILRRGVPIMKISPLSKEDLMNYYLSKAHEEARKIGLSEKEGLEVLDEVRKEMKDEGSY
- a CDS encoding group II intron maturase-specific domain-containing protein — its product is MLFHIFYRRFSYFTVDVDTRRNQSTPVKEIVKELNPLLRGFASYFRIVDLQSTLRGLLSWIRRRLRAIILHQWKSTKKLNRVLRRAGWEEKVNLRMNKWRSSHTKAVNYAIPNRFFEEMNLFDMTSYYHPLSKYPILDP
- a CDS encoding HesA/MoeB/ThiF family protein: MDMESEFLLNWYERQLLVKGIDDRLQLKLSEETFGRISGELEELVAELLIRSGLSGITKEFPRQEILPFYSPLIYRQEETVIFEDGPLLEIVVDKEKKRISFPHSLPVTYAPIIAGRIFSWFMDGKYEKAFNMKLPAGLDRIGRPGKVMVVGAGGLGAPLIKLLLDRGLKDITIVEPGEIKLNNLHRQILYDYGDVGYPKATILERKLSRMYPSARVKIYKEHFAEGLLRSEKPDLVVSCVDNYGTRYEINDSSYRSGIPYVDSAVEGFSGYVIFRRRDLACYRCFMGDDRKDTTAPKGILPFTSYFGAMLQAAVTIDFLNRRRSIEKVFWFDLRNDMYEEIDVGKRESCEVCN
- the istA gene encoding IS21 family transposase, translated to MLGEKQVIEIRILSKRGITNREIAREMGCHENTVSKYLKEDWKKMKGISKLDPYKEHIIKRLEEYPSIKATVLFKEIKAQGYTGGMTIVRMYVHSIRPEDEIESTRFETAPGRQFQADWGEGETRIGGKSVVIKFFTMVLGYSRMLYVQIVNDEKLETLLQAHNKAFEYFGGYPHEGLYDNMKAVVKSLERKKEYNAKFTDFADFYGFRIITHRPYNPKAKGKVERMVPYVRNNILYAQSYSSLSELENTLLDWLVIANQRLHSYLKETPLERFEREKEHLNKLTRFYPLRRLNTRLVRESGQVIYKERAYRVPEKYTGKKVNLQTEGQMLKIYCEDDLINSQPLKDQVEVRSLKEYQKLVGA
- a CDS encoding ABC transporter ATP-binding protein; this translates as MIRKFIAYYRPHLRLFILDMACAFMIAGIDLVFPTFTSRALDDYIPSGNMRGIATITVVMALLFVLRAVFNYIVNYWGHVVGVRMEYNMRKDIFSHLQTLSFSYFDRVRTGKIMSRIVNDLREITELAHHGPEDLLISLITLTGAFIILVQTDWRLTLVVFMYIPFMIWFGVKKRQKMAQAFRIVRKKIANVNAQVENSISGIRVAQSFTNENFEKIKFDTGNREFKESRQFAFKSMAEMTTGIDLLMNLLKVTVLAMGGYLTYAGEISVGSFVAFFLYIELFLQPIRRLMQFAQQYEDGMSGFERFIEIMETKSSIIDSPNAVELKDVIGEVKVENVTFAYDGGENVLKNVSLDIPAGKMIALVGPSGGGKTTLCHLIPRFYDVKEGRITIDGKDIRDVTLHSLRRNIGIVQQDVFLFAGTIRDNIAYGKGDATDEEIIEAAKKANIHDFIMTLDKGYDSYVGERGVMLSGGQKQRISIARVFLKNPPILILDEATSSLDNETELKIQASLEMLSRGRTSLVIAHRLSTIKNADEIVVITADGIIERGNHSELLKLSGHYARLYKAQFKGYIPDM
- a CDS encoding putative toxin-antitoxin system toxin component, PIN family — protein: MKVVIDTNVVISAALGSRTCSMAIIKALEQEVIEPGIFTQELRRFIVKLMGKRRNAELEALSNFVEYFITVVEIVDDYQLVSFSADPPDNHFISLAAARNALLITGDKLCLQSALRGNVKCKTPSQYLKDSL